One segment of Deinococcus humi DNA contains the following:
- a CDS encoding DUF91 domain-containing protein, which produces MPVEIAIWKLGAQPEPVTLTGLDQESTLENALKVDLSIVDPDLMMLATQLQTDHGKRIDILAMDRQGDIVILELKRDMTPREVMTQTLDYAAWVKTLSAEQIEDIYRQAHNGTELRAGYADVYGTNDQYPDAINVRQRMIIVASSLDAITERIVAYLSEFGVPVNVVFFRAFKQEGTQYLARTWLIDPNTAEQRADSKAEPGAPKALWNEVDYYVSFGEDQWRHWEDALKYGFVSAGKGRWYSNSLKSLKPGDRVSVHIPQRGYVGVGKVISAAAPARAARVTINGQETTFKDLAFKAETMHDEADDSLCEWVVAVEWLDVLTADQAFWEKGLFANQNSACKLRSVFTLDALSKKFPRGFQTP; this is translated from the coding sequence ATGCCTGTAGAAATAGCCATTTGGAAACTTGGTGCTCAACCTGAACCGGTCACGCTGACTGGACTGGACCAGGAAAGCACTCTTGAAAACGCTCTTAAAGTCGACCTCAGTATCGTTGATCCGGACTTGATGATGCTCGCCACACAGCTCCAGACCGATCACGGCAAACGCATCGATATCCTGGCGATGGACCGGCAGGGCGACATTGTTATCCTTGAGTTGAAGCGCGACATGACGCCGCGCGAAGTCATGACCCAGACCCTCGACTACGCCGCCTGGGTCAAGACCCTCAGCGCAGAACAGATCGAAGACATCTACCGCCAAGCCCACAATGGTACAGAACTCCGGGCTGGCTACGCCGACGTGTATGGCACGAACGATCAGTACCCTGATGCGATCAACGTCAGGCAGCGCATGATCATTGTCGCCTCCTCGCTAGATGCGATTACTGAGCGAATCGTGGCCTACCTATCCGAATTCGGTGTGCCGGTTAACGTCGTGTTCTTTCGGGCGTTTAAACAGGAGGGTACCCAGTACCTGGCACGCACCTGGCTGATTGACCCAAATACCGCTGAACAGCGCGCCGACAGTAAAGCTGAACCTGGCGCACCCAAAGCCCTATGGAACGAGGTTGATTACTACGTCTCTTTTGGAGAAGATCAATGGCGCCACTGGGAAGACGCCCTCAAATACGGCTTTGTCAGTGCCGGAAAGGGGAGATGGTATAGCAACTCACTCAAAAGTCTGAAGCCCGGCGACCGGGTCAGCGTTCATATCCCGCAACGGGGGTATGTGGGGGTGGGCAAGGTGATCTCCGCCGCTGCACCCGCTCGGGCGGCCAGGGTGACCATCAACGGACAGGAGACGACGTTCAAGGATCTAGCGTTTAAAGCCGAAACCATGCATGACGAGGCAGACGATAGCCTGTGCGAGTGGGTGGTTGCCGTGGAGTGGCTCGACGTCCTGACCGCTGACCAAGCCTTCTGGGAAAAGGGGCTCTTTGCCAACCAGAATTCCGCCTGCAAACTGCGCAGCGTGTTTACACTAGATGCCCTCTCGAAAAAGTTTCCGAGAGGTTTCCAAACCCCCTGA
- a CDS encoding phospholipase D family protein produces MSNGSTAQTRWQGWEPAMDFLRKRDGTLWIVSPFITTTPPERMIHGSRVLTTLDPAKLASGASTFQALAALLEGGAEVRILPKLHAKVYLRMHGSEAVGFSGSANLTLSGERHNHEVMTGPETFSIGFMRDLTHHWAAAAKHRLTMSRLIQEQEKAERLSENLAAQKLIESGVVVILIDTQMLRGSFELTESKVGIPIHERTKGFRPARVDFVQAKNRKQGIDLLQAGLKRLQSSRTGQAIKLKGSLSFAVPVAEHDNFQDGLQELNSELRTTMGELVKEHAEAWQADFITRLQQAAQRYVRADPDRVQAVLEGAASSFDKYIKKLDVGLSYGTYLPLQTPSRPLAHDFRTYFQGVRENQPLNWEDDVEA; encoded by the coding sequence ATGTCAAACGGTAGTACTGCACAGACGCGCTGGCAAGGCTGGGAACCCGCCATGGACTTTCTGAGGAAGCGTGATGGAACACTCTGGATCGTCTCGCCGTTCATCACCACCACGCCTCCCGAAAGAATGATCCATGGATCTCGAGTCCTGACCACCCTTGATCCCGCGAAGCTCGCCAGCGGCGCTTCTACCTTCCAGGCACTCGCTGCCCTGCTTGAAGGAGGCGCTGAGGTCCGTATTCTCCCGAAACTGCACGCCAAAGTGTACTTGCGCATGCATGGCAGTGAGGCTGTGGGCTTTTCTGGTTCTGCCAATCTGACGCTCAGCGGCGAGCGTCATAACCACGAAGTCATGACTGGTCCAGAGACCTTCAGCATCGGATTCATGCGCGATCTCACCCACCACTGGGCCGCGGCCGCCAAGCATCGCCTGACCATGTCACGTCTTATACAGGAACAAGAGAAGGCGGAACGGCTCAGCGAGAATCTCGCCGCGCAAAAGCTGATCGAGAGCGGCGTCGTAGTTATTCTTATCGACACCCAGATGCTGCGCGGATCGTTTGAATTGACCGAGAGCAAGGTGGGCATTCCGATCCACGAACGGACGAAAGGGTTCCGGCCTGCCCGCGTGGACTTTGTACAAGCGAAAAACCGCAAGCAGGGCATCGATCTGCTTCAGGCCGGTCTAAAACGTCTGCAAAGTAGCCGGACCGGTCAGGCCATCAAGCTGAAAGGTAGTCTCTCGTTTGCTGTTCCCGTCGCAGAACACGACAATTTTCAGGACGGTCTCCAGGAGCTCAACAGTGAGCTGCGCACTACCATGGGGGAACTAGTCAAAGAGCATGCCGAGGCGTGGCAGGCCGACTTCATTACACGGCTGCAACAGGCCGCCCAACGTTACGTGAGGGCAGATCCTGATCGGGTGCAAGCCGTCCTGGAGGGAGCCGCCAGCAGCTTCGATAAGTACATCAAAAAGCTGGATGTGGGCCTGAGTTACGGCACATACTTACCACTGCAAACGCCGTCGCGTCCGCTGGCCCATGACTTCCGGACCTATTTTCAGGGCGTGAGAGAGAACCAGCCGCTGAACTGGGAGGACGACGTGGAGGCGTAA